The genome window tcgtgccaaGTTCTCTCCCTTCCAAATGTCCTTCTTACCCGGGGACTTAGGGGACTATGGGCAGTGCACTATACAGCTTGGAAGATGAACTATGGTGTTGCTCGGCCAGTGCacttaaaattacaagtcCCCAACCAAGAAGTACCTTCTTACtcgagaacttgggggactactgtttgtaccataactgacggagcaactagctaggctagatcattcgagtgccatgctttgagaggtcatcatcttagccaaagaagcatcaccacaaatcacaactctaagcaaagcaagaggagtcccacatcggaaaactacaagagatggagactccccctcacctataaaagaagactactctttCCTTAGAAGGGGACTGGCTCTTGAgtactctctcttctggatccatctctaggctgagcttctcacttgttatctctatatttgggtctaatccccttgtgcaaatgtaaacaaacattatcataatgagaacagccttctccgtggacgtagcccattattcgggtgaaccacgtatatcttgtcttctatatgtttatcgcttgcccaaatcctcacacacttgatgaaggtcctcaccttcatccatcatccatcacacctcatcactaagttggactcaaccttggcctaaccattttgagcatcaacaacgTTAATATGTTTGAGTGTGAGTGTCTACCAGGGTACGAACCAAAATCTTTGAATGATTGGAACAGGAGAGATGGGTCAGAGGGGTGTGTGAGTAAGCGAATTGGGCTGCCAAAATGTGGGAATGGGGAAGGGTTTGTGAAGGTGGCACGGGTGAAAGAGCCAGACACAACAAAAGCAGCACAATTGTTGACAAGTATTAGTGCCAATCAGTGTCAGCAGGTGTGCTTAAGCAATTGTTCCTGCACCGCGTATATGAGCATAGAATGGGAAGGTCGCATTGATTGCTTGGTATGGTACGGCGAGTTGCTGGACATTTTAGTCCGCACAGAGCTAGGACAAGATCTGTATGTTCGTGTGGACAAAATGGAATTAGGTACTACTTGTCTTGCCAAggaaaaatttaattataaatattcaGAATCTATGAACTTACTGGACTGGTTTTGGTGTCCATATGAGTTCTCTTTTTCATGGTTCTAATCTTTGTCCCACTCTTATGTGTAGCTGAGAATACCAGAAAATCGGAAGGTTTTCTCAAAAGGAGGGGTTTGCTGGCTATTCTAATAGTGGCTGTTCTTCTGGCATTGGTACTAATCATTGTGTTTGCCTGCTGGTGGCTTAATAAAAAGAGGAAGATAAAAGGTATGAGAAGTACTCCTCTGTTTTGAATTGTTTAACTGTTTCATCTAAATAAAAAGCAATATGCTCATGGAAATACGGAACTGGTCATAACACGTGTGTGCAGTCTGTAATTCACATCTAAACACTCCTCTTCAATAGGATCCTTATGCGCTGTGTTAAAGTTCCATTTTCCAGTCATTTTGTCAATGCAAATAGAACACTGAGGAGAAAATGAAtgctaattttctttttgtgataGCAAAGACTTTGTGGAGGCGGATGAAATTGAGGAAAGTAGGAGACACCCAGAGCTGCAATTTTTCCATCTGAGTGCAATAATAGAAGCTACAGACAACTTCTCTCCTGTCAATAAACTTGGCCAAGGTGGTTTTGGCACTGTTTATAAGGTAAGGTCCAATTTCAAAGTCCTAACATTTCATAATTGAATGATTTCTTCTGAGCAGTAGAAAATACTCTTCTTCTGTAAGCTTAATAGTAGTACTGAACCATAACTTCAGGGTCAGCTACCAAATGATCAGAAGATTGCTGTAAAAAGACTCTGCAAAACTTCAGGACAAGGAATTGAAGAATTCAAAAATGAAGTTGCGCTGATAGCCAGACTTCAACACAGGAATCTTGTGAAACTTTTAGGATGCTGTATACAGGGAGAGGAAAGGATGTTAGTCCTTGAATACTTGCCAAACAAAAGCTTGGACTTCTTTGTTTTCGGTATGTCTAGAGGAAAGATAGTCGCTTCCCGAATGCCTCTTGACTTTGTTCATTCGATTTCTAATATTATGAAGAATATGTTTGATGCTTCTTACCAAACTATATAACATTTATTTACACAAAAGATAATGTCTTGATGTAGATCACTCAAGAAGGTCCTTGTTGGATTGGAAAAAGCGGTTTGAAATTATCAATGGGGTTGCCCGTGGGGTTCTGTATCTTCACCAGGATTCAAGGCTTAGGATTATCCACAGGGATCTAAAAACCAGCAATGTTCTTCTAGATGCTGagatgaacccaaaaatttcagatttcgGAATGGCAAGAATATTCCATGGGGACCAACTGCAGGATAAAACCAACAGAGTTGTTGGAACATAGTAAGAATCCTACTTGCACTCACACATTCATGGATTGAAGCACCATAACCTCACCTTTCATATTCATTTTACTATTCTTTGGCTGTAATgcagttttattttgttcaattgcAGTGGATATATGTCACCAGAGTATGCAGTGTTTGGAAGATATTCAACCAAATCAGATGTCTTTAGTTTTGGGATTGTATTATTGGAGATTGTGAGTggcaagaaaaataatggctCTTATCAAGAGGACCATTCCATGAACTTGATAGGATATGTGAGCAACACAAACTTTGCCTACAATTTCCGCTTACTACTTGCCACTGACTACTTATATTCATCACTTTTCAAAATGTTACTGTCAACAACTACAGGTTTGGCAGCTGTGGAGAGAAGACAGGGCCTTAGAAATTGTGGATTCATTACTGGAGTCATATCATTCTGATGAAGTCATGAGATGCATTCAAGTCGGGCTCTTGTGCGTGCAAGAAGACTCGAAGGACCGACCAACCATGTCAGCCGTTGCGTTTATGTTGAGTGGTGAAGCATCTCTACCATCTCCTCAGCAGCCTGCATTTGTCTTCAGAAAAAGTTCCTGTCTGCATTTATATTCGGTTAATGACTTGACAATAACCAAAGTTGAAGCTCGATAATGATTCATGCTCTTGCTTTTATTTTCACAATATCAAAATgctaaatttgttttattgatCTTCAATGGCACTGGCATTGCATAATGTGAACTTTTAGAAAGTGTGATGAATTTGAAAATGCAACCTTTACATAAGCCACAAATTGCAACCTTTACGATTTTCAAAATGTCACACGAAATAATGCCATTTGCAATCTTCAGTCTTGTTTTGTCTTCATACATTTACAATTGTACATTACTCATAACTTCTGATAGTAAAAAAATCCTCAAATTACTTATAACTTCTCAATCTCAAATTACTCGTAACTTCTCAACTCATTTATCTAGATGCTAGTTAAATTATAACAGTTCTACCAAGACTAAAGCAACCCAATCCTCCTGAAGTCGGCCCATAGTTAACAAGGATATCAATCCAGTATTTAATCTCAATGGTTGACTCATTGGGTCAGTCAACATCCAAGACTTCTGAGTTCAGCTCAGAATGGCGCCTATAGATGGCCAGGTGTGACTGTTGTTGTCGTGTTGTACTACCAATGACCAAACGAAACGTGCCATGCTGCTGGATATTCAAACGTGCCAACTAACCCAGAAAtttcaacacaaaaaagaTCAAACATTGTCAATGATTCAAATGCGGACAGTGACAGACCATCAACTaaccaagaaaaaataagTGAAACACCACCCCGTTCATCGCACTTGCAAATTCGCAAAtgcccagaaaaaaaaaatgttttaaaatacTTTGCTCTTgtcttcttctccctcttcCCATTTTGCACATCCATTGACACCATAGCAGTGAACCAGCAGGTGAAAGATGGTGACTTTATAGTGTccaaagaaaacaactttGAATTAGGCTTCTTCAGCCCCGGCAACTCGAGCTCTCGCTATGTTGGGATTTGGTATGCTAATAAGTCTGAAAAGGCAGTGGTTTGGGTTGCAAACAGAAACAACCCCATCAATGATACCTCCGGTGTTCTCACAATCAACGGGTACGGAAAATTGGTACTTTATGCTCACAATACTGAGAATCTTTCTATTTGGTCCACAAATGTGTCGGTCCAAACCACAAGCAGTGTAGCTCAGCTTTTAGATACAGGAAATTTAGTGCTTTTCCAGGATAGTAAAAGTGAAAGATTTATATGGCAAAGTTTTGATTATCCTACAGATACTCTACTTTCCGGAATGAAAGTTGGGTTGAATTGGAAAATTGGGTTGGAATGGGTCTTAACATCTTGGAAGTCCCAAAATGACCCTGGAACTGGTAACTATAGCTTGAGGCTCTATTCAAACCAGACTGCTACGCCTCAATATTTTCTGTACAAGGGTTTGACCAAATATTGGAGATGTGATCCAGGGCCATGGCCCGTTTTTGTGAGTAATAATGAAGAAAtgtattatttctttttaactgATAACACCTCTGTAATTAGATCCGTGTTGACGGATTATGGGGTAAATGAACAACTGAGATGGAATGATGCTGTTAATCAGTGGGAGGTACTCTTTGCTGCACCAAAATACCGGTGTGACCGATATGGACAGTGTGGTGCCAACAGCAAATGTAGCCCCGAcaata of Prunus dulcis chromosome 4, ALMONDv2, whole genome shotgun sequence contains these proteins:
- the LOC117624494 gene encoding G-type lectin S-receptor-like serine/threonine-protein kinase RKS1 isoform X2, whose translation is MLFKALLVFFLLLFPFCTSIDTIALNQRVKDGDFIVSKENNFELGFFSPGNSSSRYVGIWYANKSEKAVVWVANRNNPINDTSGVLTINRYGNLVIYAHDIDSFSIWSANVSLQTTSTSVAQLLDTGNLVLFPDSISKSESFIWQSFDYPTDTLLPGMKVGLNWKIGFEWVLTSWKSQNDPGTGNYSLRLFSNQTATPQYFLYKGVSKYWRIDPGPWPDFVSSNEEMYFLFVTDNTSVIRWVLTDYGLNQQLRWSDAVNQWEELWAAPKYRCDQYGQCGANSKCSPDNVNMFECECLPGYEPKSLNDWNRRDGSEGCVSKRIGLPKCGNGEGFVKVARVKEPDTTKAAQLLTSISANQCQQVCLSNCSCTAYMSIEWEGRIDCLVWYGELLDILVRTELGQDLYVRVDKMELAENTRKSEGFLKRRGLLAILIVAVLLALVLIIVFACWWLNKKRKIKDFVEADEIEESRRHPELQFFHLSAIIEATDNFSPVNKLGQGGFGTVYKGQLPNDQKIAVKRLCKTSGQGIEEFKNEVALIARLQHRNLVKLLGCCIQGEERMLVLEYLPNKSLDFFVFDHSRRSLLDWKKRFEIINGVARGVLYLHQDSRLRIIHRDLKTSNVLLDAEMNPKISDFGMARIFHGDQLQDKTNRVVGTYGYMSPEYAVFGRYSTKSDVFSFGIVLLEIVSGKKNNGSYQEDHSMNLIGYVWQLWREDRALEIVDSLLESYHSDEVMRCIQVGLLCVQEDSKDRPTMSAVAFMLSGEASLPSPQQPAFVFRKSSCLHLYSVNDLTITKVEAR